A genome region from Pseudomonas pergaminensis includes the following:
- the rplL gene encoding 50S ribosomal protein L7/L12: protein MSISQDDILNAVAEMSVLQVVELIKAFEEKFGVSAAAASAGPAVAAVAAEEQTEFNVMLVEAGEKKVNVIKAVRELTGLGLKEAKAVVDGAPAQVLEAVSKDAADKAKAVLEEAGAKVELK from the coding sequence ATGTCTATCTCCCAAGACGATATCCTCAACGCCGTAGCTGAAATGTCGGTTCTGCAGGTTGTTGAGCTGATCAAAGCTTTCGAAGAAAAATTCGGCGTTTCCGCTGCCGCTGCTTCCGCTGGCCCAGCTGTTGCTGCTGTTGCTGCTGAAGAGCAAACCGAATTCAACGTCATGCTGGTGGAAGCTGGCGAGAAGAAAGTAAACGTGATCAAGGCAGTACGTGAACTGACCGGTCTGGGCCTGAAAGAAGCCAAGGCTGTAGTTGACGGCGCTCCTGCCCAGGTTCTGGAAGCAGTGTCGAAAGACGCCGCTGACAAAGCCAAAGCTGTTCTGGAAGAAGCAGGCGCTAAAGTCGAGCTGAAGTAA
- the rplJ gene encoding 50S ribosomal protein L10, with translation MAINLEDKKAIVAEVNEAAKAALSAVVADARGVTVGAMTGLRKEAREAGVYVRVVRNTLLKRAVADTEYSVLNDVFTGPTLIAFSKEHPGAAARLFKEFAKSQEKFEIKAAAFEGKFLAANQIDVLATLPTRDEAISQLMSVIQGATSKLARTLAAVREQKEAAAA, from the coding sequence GTGGCAATTAATCTCGAAGACAAGAAGGCCATCGTCGCTGAAGTCAACGAGGCTGCCAAAGCTGCTCTGTCCGCTGTCGTGGCTGATGCCCGTGGTGTGACAGTAGGCGCTATGACCGGACTCCGTAAAGAGGCTCGTGAAGCTGGCGTATACGTACGTGTTGTACGTAACACCCTGCTCAAGCGCGCCGTTGCTGACACTGAATACAGTGTCCTTAACGACGTGTTCACCGGCCCGACTCTGATCGCGTTCTCCAAAGAACATCCAGGCGCTGCTGCCCGTTTGTTCAAAGAATTCGCCAAGAGTCAGGAAAAGTTCGAGATCAAGGCAGCTGCGTTCGAGGGCAAGTTCCTCGCAGCTAACCAAATCGACGTACTGGCAACACTGCCGACCCGCGACGAAGCCATTTCGCAGCTGATGAGCGTGATTCAAGGCGCTACCAGCAAGCTGGCTCGTACTCTGGCCGCAGTTCGCGAGCAAAAAGAAGCCGCCGCAGCCTAA
- the rplA gene encoding 50S ribosomal protein L1, with protein MAKLTKRQKAIAGKIEAGKAYNFVDAAALLTELSTVKFSESVDVAVNLGVDPRKSDQVVRSATVLPHGTGKTVRVAVFTQGPAAEAALAAGADRVGMDDLAAEMKGGDLNYDVVIASPDAMRVVGQLGQILGPRGLMPNPKVGTVTPDVATAVKNAKAGQVRYRTDKNGIIHTSVGKVGFDAVKLKENVEALIADLKRIKPASSKGIYVKRVTLSTTMGPGLVIDQGSLDV; from the coding sequence ATGGCTAAGCTGACCAAGCGCCAAAAGGCTATCGCCGGCAAAATCGAAGCAGGCAAGGCCTACAACTTTGTAGACGCCGCTGCCCTGCTGACTGAGCTGTCGACTGTCAAGTTCAGCGAGTCCGTTGACGTTGCTGTAAACTTGGGTGTTGACCCACGTAAATCCGACCAGGTCGTTCGTAGCGCAACTGTGCTGCCACACGGTACTGGCAAGACTGTACGTGTAGCTGTCTTCACCCAAGGCCCGGCAGCTGAAGCTGCTCTGGCCGCCGGCGCTGACCGCGTTGGCATGGACGACCTGGCTGCCGAAATGAAAGGCGGCGACCTGAACTACGACGTAGTTATTGCTTCCCCGGATGCAATGCGCGTTGTAGGTCAGTTGGGTCAGATCCTGGGTCCACGTGGCCTGATGCCTAACCCTAAAGTCGGCACCGTAACACCAGACGTAGCCACCGCGGTTAAAAACGCCAAGGCTGGTCAGGTTCGTTATCGCACCGACAAAAACGGCATCATTCACACCTCCGTTGGCAAAGTCGGCTTCGATGCCGTCAAGCTGAAGGAAAACGTTGAAGCCCTGATCGCTGATCTGAAGCGTATCAAGCCTGCTTCCTCGAAAGGTATCTACGTCAAGCGCGTTACCCTGAGCACCACTATGGGCCCGGGTCTGGTCATCGACCAAGGTTCGCTGGACGTATAA
- the rplK gene encoding 50S ribosomal protein L11, protein MAKKITAYIKLQVKAAQANPSPPVGPALGQHGVNIMEFCKAFNARTQGLEPGLPTPVIITVYSDRSFTFETKSTPASVLLKKAAGLTSGSARPNTVKVGTVTRAQLEEIAKTKNADLTAADMDAAVRTIAGSARSMGLNVEGV, encoded by the coding sequence ATGGCCAAGAAGATTACCGCTTACATCAAGCTGCAAGTGAAGGCCGCTCAGGCCAACCCTAGCCCACCCGTCGGTCCAGCTTTGGGTCAGCACGGCGTGAACATCATGGAATTCTGCAAGGCCTTCAACGCCCGTACTCAGGGTCTTGAGCCAGGTCTGCCGACTCCAGTGATCATCACTGTATACAGCGACCGTAGCTTCACTTTCGAAACCAAGTCGACTCCGGCTTCGGTTCTGTTGAAGAAAGCTGCTGGTCTGACTAGCGGTTCCGCTCGTCCGAACACCGTTAAGGTTGGCACCGTAACTCGTGCTCAGCTGGAAGAAATCGCGAAAACCAAAAACGCGGATCTGACTGCAGCTGATATGGATGCAGCCGTGCGTACCATCGCCGGTTCTGCTCGTAGCATGGGCCTTAACGTGGAGGGTGTGTAA
- the nusG gene encoding transcription termination/antitermination protein NusG yields MAKRWYVVHAYSGYEKHVMRSLLERVKLAGMEDGFGEILVPTEEVVEMRNGQKRKSERKFFPGYVLVQMDMNEGTWHLVKDTPRVMGFIGGTADKPAPITDKEAEAILRRVADGSDKPKPKTLFEPGEVVRVTDGPFADFNGTVEEVNYEKSRIQVAVLIFGRSTPVELEFSQVEKV; encoded by the coding sequence GTGGCTAAGCGTTGGTACGTTGTGCATGCTTACTCGGGTTACGAGAAGCATGTTATGCGCTCTTTGCTGGAGCGCGTAAAGCTGGCAGGCATGGAAGATGGCTTCGGCGAAATTCTGGTTCCCACTGAAGAAGTGGTTGAAATGCGGAATGGTCAGAAGCGCAAAAGCGAACGCAAGTTCTTCCCTGGCTATGTGCTGGTTCAGATGGACATGAATGAAGGTACTTGGCACTTGGTCAAGGACACTCCTCGTGTCATGGGTTTCATTGGCGGTACTGCTGATAAGCCTGCTCCTATCACTGATAAAGAGGCAGAAGCCATTCTGCGTCGTGTTGCTGATGGTAGCGACAAGCCTAAGCCGAAGACGCTTTTCGAGCCGGGTGAGGTTGTTCGTGTCACAGATGGTCCGTTTGCTGATTTCAACGGTACTGTCGAAGAAGTTAACTACGAAAAGAGCCGGATCCAGGTGGCAGTGCTTATTTTCGGTCGCTCTACTCCGGTAGAGTTGGAGTTCAGCCAGGTCGAGAAGGTCTAG
- the secE gene encoding preprotein translocase subunit SecE: MTPKAEAQSSRFDLVKWLAVVALVVVGVVGNQYYSASPILYRVLALLVLAAVAAFVGLQTAKGKSFAVLVKEARTEIRKVVWPTRQETTQTTLIVVAVVLVMALLLWGLDSLLGWLVSLIVG; encoded by the coding sequence ATGACTCCTAAGGCTGAAGCTCAAAGCTCTCGTTTCGATCTCGTCAAGTGGCTCGCTGTAGTCGCATTGGTGGTCGTAGGCGTTGTTGGCAATCAGTACTATTCTGCTTCGCCGATCCTGTACCGTGTACTCGCTTTGCTTGTCCTTGCTGCTGTAGCTGCCTTTGTAGGTCTGCAGACTGCCAAAGGCAAGTCTTTCGCGGTCCTGGTAAAGGAAGCTCGCACCGAAATTCGTAAAGTCGTTTGGCCGACTCGCCAAGAAACCACGCAGACCACGTTGATTGTTGTGGCTGTTGTTCTGGTTATGGCGTTGCTGTTGTGGGGTCTTGATTCCCTGCTCGGCTGGCTTGTTTCCTTGATTGTTGGCTAA
- a CDS encoding pantothenate kinase, giving the protein MILELDCGNSFIKWRVLGSDDASASNEGVVGSDLALIESLVALPGLLLTRCRLVSVRAQEETSKLVLALQEAFGVAVSCAAPAREMAGVRNGYEDFERLGLDRWLAMLGGFKLARGACLVLDFGTAATADFIAADGDHLGGFICPGMPLMRNQLRTHTRKIRYDDAAAERALERLSPGRTTVEAVERGCTLMLRGFVLTQLELARSYWGDEFTVFLTGGDADLVADAVPQARLVPDLVFVGLAMACPLS; this is encoded by the coding sequence ATGATTCTTGAGCTCGACTGTGGGAATAGCTTTATCAAATGGCGCGTGCTTGGTTCGGATGACGCCAGTGCATCGAACGAGGGGGTTGTCGGTTCGGATCTGGCGTTGATTGAAAGCCTGGTGGCACTTCCTGGATTGTTGCTCACGCGCTGCCGATTAGTGAGCGTTCGCGCCCAAGAAGAAACAAGCAAGCTCGTGTTGGCTCTGCAGGAGGCTTTCGGTGTTGCCGTTTCCTGTGCTGCTCCTGCAAGGGAGATGGCTGGGGTACGAAACGGTTACGAAGATTTCGAGCGTCTGGGGCTTGATCGCTGGCTGGCGATGCTGGGTGGGTTCAAGCTCGCTCGCGGCGCTTGTCTGGTGCTTGATTTCGGCACGGCTGCCACAGCAGATTTTATTGCGGCAGATGGTGATCACTTGGGTGGTTTCATTTGTCCAGGTATGCCCCTCATGCGCAACCAGCTACGAACACACACGCGCAAGATACGCTATGACGACGCCGCTGCTGAAAGGGCGTTGGAGCGCCTTTCGCCAGGGCGTACGACTGTAGAGGCGGTAGAGCGCGGGTGTACGCTCATGCTGAGAGGGTTTGTGCTCACTCAATTAGAATTGGCGCGAAGCTATTGGGGTGATGAATTTACCGTGTTCCTGACCGGGGGGGATGCTGATTTGGTGGCGGACGCAGTGCCGCAAGCGCGACTCGTCCCTGATCTGGTGTTTGTCGGTTTGGCGATGGCTTGCCCTTTGTCCTGA
- the birA gene encoding bifunctional biotin--[acetyl-CoA-carboxylase] ligase/biotin operon repressor BirA — protein sequence MLTLLKLLKDGRFHSGEALGAALGVSRSAVWKQLQHLEAELNLPIHKVRGKGYQLASPLVFLSAEDIALNAPSLAWPVHISDSIDSTNAEALRLVGAECTAPFLVLAEQQTAGRGRRGRKWVSPFAQNVYYSLVLRIESGLRQLEGLSLVVGLAVMQALRETGVQGAALKWPNDVLVGQKKIAGILLELVGDPADICHVVLGIGINVNMQRADEVDQQWTSVQLETGSPADRNVLVAQLGLQLQGYLYRHREGGFVALQQEWEQYHAWQGRSVSLIAGVNQVDGVVLGVDRQGALRLSVDGVEKIYSGGELSLRLRDDS from the coding sequence ATGCTGACGTTGTTGAAACTTCTGAAAGATGGCCGGTTCCACTCCGGAGAAGCACTTGGTGCTGCCCTTGGCGTCAGTCGTAGTGCTGTCTGGAAGCAGCTCCAGCACCTGGAGGCTGAATTGAACCTGCCCATCCATAAGGTTCGTGGCAAGGGGTATCAGTTGGCATCACCGCTGGTGTTCTTGAGTGCTGAAGATATTGCGCTGAATGCGCCGTCCTTGGCGTGGCCCGTTCATATCTCTGACTCCATTGACTCCACGAATGCCGAGGCTTTGCGACTTGTGGGTGCTGAGTGCACCGCGCCGTTTCTGGTGCTAGCGGAGCAGCAAACGGCGGGGAGAGGCAGGAGGGGGCGAAAGTGGGTTAGTCCGTTTGCACAAAACGTTTATTACAGTCTTGTATTGCGTATTGAGTCGGGGTTGCGCCAGTTGGAGGGGCTAAGTCTTGTTGTCGGCTTGGCAGTCATGCAGGCCTTGCGTGAGACAGGTGTGCAGGGAGCGGCGCTGAAATGGCCAAACGATGTATTGGTGGGGCAGAAGAAGATTGCCGGGATTTTGCTGGAGTTGGTAGGAGACCCTGCTGATATCTGCCACGTTGTCCTGGGAATAGGCATCAACGTCAATATGCAGAGGGCTGATGAGGTCGATCAGCAATGGACTTCGGTGCAGCTCGAGACAGGTTCGCCTGCTGATCGTAACGTTCTAGTTGCGCAGTTAGGGCTGCAGCTGCAGGGCTACCTTTATCGACATCGGGAGGGCGGTTTTGTCGCTCTTCAGCAGGAGTGGGAGCAGTATCATGCCTGGCAGGGGCGGTCGGTATCCCTCATCGCAGGTGTCAACCAGGTCGATGGAGTTGTGCTGGGGGTAGATCGCCAGGGGGCATTGCGCTTGAGTGTCGATGGTGTCGAGAAAATATACAGTGGTGGTGAGCTAAGCCTGAGGTTGCGTGATGATTCTTGA
- the tyrS gene encoding tyrosine--tRNA ligase produces MKSVEEQLALIKRGAEELLVEAELIEKLKRGQPLRIKAGFDPTAPDLHLGHTVLINKLRQFQELGHQVIFLIGDFTGMIGDPSGKSATRPPLTREQVLDNAETYKTQVFKILDPTKTEVAFNSTWMDQMGPADFIRLTSQYTVARMLERDDFDKRYSTNQPIAIHEFLYPLVQGYDSVALRADVELGGTDQKFNLLMGRELQRAYGQEAQCILTMPLLEGLDGVKKMSKSLGNYVGIQEAPGVMYGKLVSIPDALMWRYFELLSFRSMDEINALRADVEAGANPRDVKIKLAEEIVARFHGEEAAANAHRAAGNRMKDGELPDDLPEIELSAAEAMPIAAVLNKAGLVKNSAVARDLLGSGGVRVDGEVVDRTFIYELGATHVCQAGKKAFARITLKSE; encoded by the coding sequence CCCCTGCGTATTAAGGCTGGCTTTGATCCGACTGCGCCGGATCTGCACCTGGGTCATACCGTGCTTATTAATAAGCTGCGTCAGTTCCAGGAGCTGGGGCATCAAGTCATCTTCCTTATAGGTGACTTCACCGGGATGATCGGTGATCCGAGCGGCAAGAGCGCCACTCGCCCGCCGCTGACTCGAGAGCAGGTTCTCGATAACGCCGAGACCTACAAGACGCAGGTATTCAAGATCCTTGATCCCACCAAGACTGAGGTGGCGTTCAACTCTACTTGGATGGATCAGATGGGGCCGGCAGATTTCATTCGCCTGACGTCCCAGTACACCGTCGCGCGCATGCTTGAGCGTGATGACTTCGACAAGCGTTACTCCACCAATCAGCCGATCGCCATTCACGAGTTCCTCTACCCGTTGGTTCAGGGCTATGACTCGGTGGCATTGCGAGCGGATGTTGAGTTGGGTGGCACCGACCAGAAGTTCAACCTGTTGATGGGGCGTGAGCTGCAGCGTGCGTATGGGCAGGAAGCCCAGTGCATTCTGACCATGCCGTTGCTGGAGGGCCTGGATGGCGTCAAGAAGATGTCCAAGTCCCTGGGTAACTATGTCGGTATCCAGGAAGCACCGGGCGTGATGTACGGCAAGCTCGTCTCGATTCCTGATGCGCTGATGTGGCGTTACTTTGAGCTGCTGAGCTTCCGCTCGATGGATGAGATCAATGCGCTGCGTGCTGATGTAGAGGCAGGCGCCAATCCGCGTGACGTGAAGATCAAGCTGGCAGAAGAGATTGTTGCGCGTTTCCACGGTGAGGAGGCTGCGGCCAATGCTCACCGTGCTGCGGGTAATCGCATGAAGGATGGTGAGCTGCCGGATGATCTGCCGGAGATCGAGCTGTCTGCTGCTGAGGCGATGCCGATCGCTGCTGTGCTTAATAAGGCAGGTCTGGTCAAGAACTCGGCGGTTGCGCGGGACCTTCTAGGTTCCGGTGGTGTGCGTGTAGATGGTGAGGTTGTAGATCGCACCTTTATATACGAGCTGGGCGCTACCCATGTTTGCCAAGCCGGGAAGAAGGCATTTGCGCGTATTACGCTCAAATCCGAATAA